The DNA segment cttatggcagaaagtgaagaggaacgaaaaagcctcttgatgaaagtgaaagtggagagtgaaaaagttggcttaaggttcaacattcagaaaatgaagatcatggcatccggtcccatcacttcatgggaaatggatggggaaacagtggaaacagtgtcagactttatttttctgggctccaatatcactgcagatggtgactgcagccatgaaattaaaagatgcttactccttggaaggaaagttatgaccaacctagatagcatattcaaaagcagagacatcactttgccaacaaaggtccgtctagtccaaggctatggtttttcctatggtcatgtatggatgtgagagttggactgtgaagaaggctgagcgctgaagaattgatgcttttgaactgtggggttggagaggaCACTGAAGgttccttggaatgcaaggatgtacaaccagtccatcctaaaggagctcagtcttgggtgtactggagtggggtgccattgccttctccgacttataTGTTAGATAGTTTCAAACATTTCTATGACTAAAAGAATGGCATTTATGTAGCAAAGGACTAACACTGCATAGCACTTAATGGAAGtcctaaaaatattaatagattgaCCACTAAATTTGTACATGATCTGACAATGACAAGTACATCATGACCACCACCTGGCTTCCTGTCAATTGGGTGAGGCATTCCTATTTTACAAtattaaaatgtgaaagaaaaatgagCATTGGAATTAACAAAATATGGCATATTCCTCTGCCTGCTCTACATTCTTATTTGCACAGCTAAGAGTCAATTCAAACTGTGAACCCAAAAGAATTTTTTGTCTCACTAACTCCAAAGATCtactttctcccatttttttcCAAGATAATTTATTAGACACATCATTTTCCCAGTTGCTCaggcaaaacaaaaagaaaactaaaacatgAATGAACTATTTTTGGTTTTCTCATTTCTGCCAGACCACAAGTTGAACTGATCAATGGATTTGGTCTCTTCTTCCTTTATTACATCTAAATGtgctgttttccactgtttcatGAATGCCCACTATTGAACAGTATCATCTCTTATTTAAAGAGCTCCCAATGGCTCTCCCTGTTTCTACTTCtgaatgatatattttaattttaaataagatcATATCTCTCCACATTTCAGAATCTTCAATGGTTTATCTCACATATATAATTAAAGCTTAGGTCCTTACCTAGGCCATCAAAATTCTACATGGTCTAGACTTCCTGTTCCACTCCAGCTATTCcaattttcttgttctttctcaAATATGACAGGCTAATTGCTTCTTCAGGCTCTAGGGCCTTTGTACTTACTGCAACAATTACTAAAATGCCAGCTAAGAAAGGCTCTGTTCATATTTACTCAAATGCTTCTAAAAATGTCTCCTCAAAGATCTTTGACCCCATGTGtaaaaaaataatgctttcatTCATCCCTCAGTCAGTTTCCCActtcttttcctgctttattttctggaaaaacaCCTATTTTCATTTGAGATTATATtgcatatttcttcttttatttgtttattatccTTCAAGGATATAAatggtaaaaatgaaataaaaaatttagtcTGTCTAGCTCATGCCCATATTCctatttttattaatgtatttaaaaattttctcaattttattgaGCTAAAATTGATAggaaaatgtgtatgtatatgtgtatatatatcttaaaatttGATGAATTAACATACATGTACTTTGTGAAATAATTATCATAATTCAGGTTAATTAACACATTCTTCACCTCACTtagttatttttttgtgtgtgtatatgtggtcAGAATATTTAATATCTACTCTCTTAGTAAATATCAAGCCAAAACACAGTATTCTTGACTTTGGTCCCCATGCtatacattagatccccagagcTCATCCATCTTATAATTGAACaattgtaccctttgaccaatttctccccatctcctccatcccccagctcctggtaattatcattttattctgtttctatgaatttaactttttaaattaattttttttttacatttcacatgTATATCAcagtattagttttttttttttttctatctaacTAATTTCAGTTAGCATAACATCTTCTAGGTTGATCCATGTTGTTAAAAATGTcagcatttccttctttctcatgactAAAAAATAGTCACTGAAAACATGCATATGTTtatgggtcagttcagttcagtcgctcagttgtgcccaactctttgataccccatgaatcgcagcatgccagacctccctgtccatcaccaactcgcagagtttactcaaactcaagtccattgagtcagtgatgtatggatatacatatttatatatcatatattcttTACCAATTTGTTCATTGACAAACGAGTAGTTTCCATGtctttgtgaataatgctgcaataaatatgGGAGTTCTGATATTCCTTCAAAATGTTGATTTCATCTAATTTGAATTtatacctagaagtgggattattggatcatatgggattctattttattttcccccCTGTTTTCCATCATGGCCAAAGTAATTTATATTTCCATCAATGGGGCAAAAcgcttcccttttctctataccacTTACTATCTCTTGTGTTTCAGATAAAAGCCATTCTATTTGATTTGAACTTCCCTGATAGttaatgttgagcaccttttcataccCTGTATAtacgtcttctttggaaaaacctctattcaaatcttttaaatattttaaaatcatgtttactTGTTTTTGCTCTTGAGTTGTGTGAATttcttacatattttaatattaatctcTTAGCTAATATatgatttgaatatatttttcattctttagctTGTTATTCACTTTGTTGATCATTTCCTtcctgtgcagaagctttttggtTTAATGTCATTCTACTTGctgactttttttccctttctttcttgctcTTTTAATACCATTTCCAAAACATCTGTGCCGAAACCAATGTCAATGAACCCCTTTTCTATGTGTTCCTTCAGGAATTTTATGGCTTTAGATCTTCCAGTCAAGTTTTTAGTCcacttcaagttaatttttgtgggtGATATAAAATTGGggtctagttttattttttgcatatgtGTATCCAGTTTTcacaacaccatttattgaagagactattccTTCTGCATTTTTTGTCCTCAGCACTCTTGTCAAAGTTAGTTAACTATACAGGCTGGATTATATCTGAGCTCTCTATTCAGTTCCATATGTCCACATGTCTGTTTTTATGACCATACCATATTGGTtttattactatagctttgtaatgtaGTATAAAATCAGAGAATGAGTTGCCTTCaactttgttgttctttctcagggTTGCTTTTGCTATTCAGTGCCTTTTATGGTTTCATATGAATattaaaatagcttttttttttttttcctattgctactagtgaaagttgctcagttgtgtccaactctttgtgaccccatggactatacagtccatagaattcaccaggccacaatactggagtgggtagcctttcccttctccaggggatcttcccaacatagggatcaaactcaggtctcccgcattataggtggagtctttaccagctgagccacaagggaagcccagcttttttttttttttctacttatgaGAAAAATATCAGTGGAATTTTGGTGGAGATTATGGTAAAGTTACGGATTGCTTTGTCAGtattgataatatttttaaaatattaattcttccaatccatgaaaatgaaatatctttccatttatcaaTGCTTTAAATTTCTTAAAGATTGGGCTTGGTTAAAGTATACAGGTCTTTTATCcccttgattaaatttattcctagatatttaactttttgattttattataaatgggattacttttaaaatttatgtttctgctaatcatggcatctgatcccatcacttcatgggaaataaatggggaaacactggaaactatgtcagacttaatttttttgggctccaaaatcactgcagatggtgattgcagccatgaaattaaaagactcttactccttggaaggaaagttatgaccaacctagatggcatattcaaaagcagagacattactttcccaacaaaggtctgtctagtcaaggctatagtttttccagtagtcatgtatggatgtgagagttggactgtgaagaaagctgagcgccaaagaattgatgtttttgaactgtggtgttggagaagactcttgagggttactttgactgcaaggagatctaaccagtccattctaaagatcagtcctgggtgttttttggaaggatgatggtaaagctgaaactgcaatactttggccacctcatgtgaagagttgactcattggaaaagactctgatgctgggagggattgagggcaggaggagaaggggatgacagaggatgagatggctggatggaatcaccgactcaatggacgtgagtttgagtgaactctgggagttggtaatggacagggaggcctggtgtgctgcaattcatgggcttgcaaagagtcggacatgactaagagactgaactgaactgaactgaatacattgccagtatatggaaatgcaacttatttttatatactgaatttgtatcctgaaactttgtgGAATTTGTTCATCAGTTCTAAGAGGTATCTTCTCTATATACCATGTAATCTGCAAATATAGACAATTTTACCACTTCCTTTCTgagttggatttttttctttttttcttaattgctcTAGCTAGGaattccagtactatgttgaatagaaataATAAGAATGGGCACCTTTGTCTTCTTTTTGAACTTAGAGAAAAAGCTTTCAGTTCCTCATCATTGAGCATAAAGTTTGTGGTGGGCTTGTCATtgtggcctttactatgttgaggtgtATTCCTTCTATATGTGATTCCTTGAAAATTTTAATCATGATGTTGAATTTcatcaaatgcttttctttttacatctattgagataatcatataattTTACCCTCATTTTGCTAACATGGTGTATTGCATTGATTTACAGATTTGAATCATCATTGCATCTAATGGATAAATGccacttgatcatgatatatAATCCTTTTAGTGGAAGTGGGTTTTCTAGTATTTTGGTGaagatttttgtatttatattcacCATAGATATtgatctgtgattttttttttttttttggtagtgtcCTGTCTGACTTTGGTTTCAGAGTGAATTTGGTCTTGTAAAGTGATTTTGGACTGGTTCCATTTTCAGTTTTTGGACGTTTAGAAAGACTGATATTAATTcctctttaaatgtttaatacaTTTCACCAGTAATGTGAAATTTCATCAGATCTGAGCCTTTTCCTTTCTAGAAAGTTTTTGATTACTGAATCAAACTCCTTACATGTTATTATTctcttcagattttctgtttcttccttgttCAGTCTTGTTGTAAATTTATGGAAATATATCCATTTCTTATAGGTGAttcaatttgttggcatataatattttataataatctcaTGAATCTTTGCATTTCTCAGTAAGCATTGTAacatctctttcatttctaaatttttttatttgattctatgttttcagaattcttttgaactgtgctgttggatcACTTCAGTAACTAGATGATCTAGGAACCACCTTGTCCTCCTCTGAGGGCCCCACCCACTTCTTGctgctcttcctcctcctccattaCAGCCACTTCCAGACCTGAGGAGCATTGCCAGCAACTTTAGCAGCTCCCCACATGACTTTGCATTCTAACTCAGAATGGTGGTCCCTCCCCTCTGAGCCCTGCCTGCTGCCCTGAGCACGAACCCCTGTGGACTTGCAAGAAGCTTGGGTGCAGGCTTGGGTATATACTCCCACCACAAATTTTTacttacctttatttttttttatgaaatggATATTGCAAACTCTTTTCTTCTACTGTATTACAAGTTGAAAGTATGATCAAATGAAATAGTGAGAAGACTTTGAATATTACTTAATGAAATATGAAGCACTTTTGTTGTCGTTATCTTTTTTATATGAAGGGTAAAGGGAGATGAAGAGAACAGTCTTCCAACCCTTCAGGAATCTGTGTTTCTTTCGAGTAATCAAGAATAAACAGCCGGAACTTTCCAGAACGCTCGGTGAAAGGCGGAGGAGCGGCGGCTGCCCGAGCTGCGCACAGCAACGCGCTCCTTCCCGCTCCCCCACACCGGCATCGGCCCTCTCACCGGCTGTAGAAAATGGTGAAAGAAACCACTTACTATGATGTTTTGCGGGTGAAACCCAATGCCACCCCAGAAGAATTGAAAAAGGCTTACAGGAAACTGGCCTTGAAGTACCACCCTGATAAGAATCCAAATGAAGGCGAGAAGtttaaacagatttctcaagcttACGAAGTGCTCTCTAATGCAAAGAAAAGGGAGTTATATGACAAAGGAGGAGAACAGGCAATTAAAGAAGGTGGAGCAGGTGGTGGTTTTGGCTCCCCCATGGACATCTTTGATATGTTTTTCggaggaggaggcaggatgcagagagagaggaggggtaAGAACGTTGTCCATCAACTTACAGTAACTTTAGAAGATTTATATAATGGTGCAACAAGAAAACTAGCAATGCAAAAGAGTGTGATTTGTGACAAATGTGAAGGCCGAGGTGGTAAAAAAGGAGCGGTAGAATGCTGTCCCAATTGCCAAGGTACTGGAATGCAAATAAGAATTCATCAGATAGGACCTGGAATGGTTCAGTAAATTCAGTCTGTCTGCATGGAGTGCCAGGGCCATGGGGAGCGGATCAGTCCAAAAGATAGATGTAAAAGCTGCAATGGAAGGAAGATAGTTCgagaaaagaaaattctagaagTTCATATTGACAAAGGCATGAAAGATGGCCAGAAGATAACATTCCATGGTGAAGGAGACCAAGAACCAGGACTGGAGCCAGGAGATATCATCATTGTTTTAGATCAGAAGGACCATGCTGTTTTTACTCTACGAGGAGAAGACCTTTTCATGTGTATGGACATACAGCTGGTTGAGGCGTTGTGTGGCTTCCAGAAGCCAATATCTACTCTTGACAACTGAACCATAGTCATCACTTCTCATCCAGGGCAAATTGTCAAGCATGGAGATATCAAGTGTGTGCTAAATGAAGGCATGCCAATTTATCGTAGGCCATATGAAAAGGGTCCCCTAATCATTGAATTTAAGGTAAACTTTCCTGAGAATGGCTTTCTCTCTCCTGATAAACTCTCTTTGCTGGAAAAACTTCTGCCTGAGAGGAAGGAAGTAGAAGAGACTGATGAAATGGACCAGGTAGAATTGGTGGACTTtgatccaaatcaggaaagacGGTGCCATTACAATGGAGAAGCATATGAGGATGATGAACATCATCCTCGGGGTGGTGTTCAGTGTCAGACCTCTTAGTAGGGCCTGTGAATAACACTCACTGCTGGTGTTTTATTTGCAGTAGCGATTGAGTGAAGGACTATAATCATATGCTCACtacttgcttttgttttaatattcaaCTATAGTAGTGTTTAAAAGTTAAATGAAGAATAAACTCAAATATAAAAGCTCTGACTTTGCCCTGTATGTATGATGACTTCAGTGTGCAAGATAAGTTTAGTACTtgtaaaaatgactttaaaaaatttcccctaGCATTTGTTAGGCCATATTTTGTAATTGATTTCAGCTATGTATATGGAATAGCTTAGATTGAAATGCCAGGTGTATGTATTGACTTCAGTGTATGACCCTTAATTGttaagctatgaaattaaaactgTTTAACTGGCAGTCAGACAAAGAAATTAATGTAGAGAGGTGTTGGTCTGTATGTAGTAAGTGGGATTCATTGCGATGCTTCTGCATTTATTCTATTGCCTCAACTGTTACTTGAAGATGGCATGCTGTATAATTTAATTTAGCCTGTGGTATCAGTGATAGAAATGATACCTTTGTATAGAAGGGGTTTATCATAATATGCTGCTTCTTGAGGGCTTACACTTGTAGAATTGCATTCCCTTCTTTTGCTGTGCcatcttttattaatatatatagctATTTGTCCTGGTTACTTTTTttgccccctgccccccgacatTTGGACCGCAGTAAGCCTTAGAGTAGTGACTTCTGGAGCAGGGAAACTTAGAGGTTAGAGTGATGAGACCTTTACATGGAGAAGTAATTTGCATGTATGAGATAGGAAGGTGTTTTTGTAGGTATGTTACAGGCTTACTTTAAACCATTTAACTTATGCTCCAGAGTAACTGTAATTTAATGTTGGTAGTATAGCAAATTATGATGGATAGCTTTAATTGTATGTTTAAAGTCATATGTTCACAAGCTTAAAGCTGGTATCAGAATTTAAGCAATTCTTGAAATGTATGAATGTCTCTTTAATATACTGattacaaagcaaaaaaaaaaaaagaataaacaaaactttATCTTATTGTCACTTTTTACAGTGGAAAATCATGAATGATATATTTCAAGTAACATACAAATCATTTTCCACTCAAGCCAGAAAAATAACCAGCTAAACTGGATAGTTTGAGGGTAAGGCCAGATCCCATTCTTTTGTTACACCATAGCTTGACCCTTAAAAATAAAGGAGGTTATCACCTTATattggtcagaatgaccatcatcaaaaatctataaacaaaggatgttagagaggatgtggagaaaagggaactctgctttactgttggtaagaatgtaaattgatacagccactatagagaacagtatggatatttctttaaaaactaggaatcaattcatttcagtcactcagtcatgtccaactctttgtgaccccatggactgcagcatgccaggcctccctgtccattaccaactcccggagtatacacaaactcatgtccatcgagttgatgatgccatccaaccatctcatcctctgtcatccccttcttcttttgccttcaatctttcccagcatcagggtcttttccaatgagtcagtggccaaagtattggaatttcagcttcttcatcagtccttccaatgagtattcaggattgatttcctttaggatggactgcttagatcttgcagtccaagggactctcaacagtgttctccaacaccacaattcaaaaggatcaattctttgactctcggctttctttatggtccaactctcacatccatacatgactactgaaaaaaccatagctttgacttagatggacctttgttggcaaagtaatgtctctgctttttaatatgctgtctaggttggttataactttccttccaaggagcaggtgtcttttaattcatggctacagtcaccatcttcagtgatttttggcatcccaaaaaataaagtctgacactgtttccattgtttccccatctatatgccatgaagtgatgggaccagatgccatgatcttcattttctgaatgttgatttttaagccaactttttcactctcctctttcactttcatcaagaagctctttagttcttcttcgctttctgccataagggtcatgccatctgcatatctgaaattattaatatttctcctggcaatcttgattccagcttgtgcttcatccagcccagaacaaagctaggaataaaactaccatatgatccagcaatcccatactgggcatatgccctgagaaaaccacaattctaaaggcatatgtacctcagtgttcattgcagcattatttacaatagccaggacatggaggcaacctggatgtcaatcaacagatgaatggatggggaggttgtggtacatatatgcgaTGGGATGTTACTCAGCTatagaaaggaacaaatttgagtcctAGTGATGTGAATGAAGCAAAAGTCTATTATACAAAAAGAAATTTGTCAGTTTAGGGAAACAATTGAGACACAGACCTACAGAATAGACTTGTGGATACAGTGGAgtaaggagagggtgagacaaatTTAGAGAGTAGCATTGAGACATACACATTTACATTACATATGTataacagatagctagtgggaatttgctTATGaagcagggaactcaaactggtgCTCTCTGACAACTTAATGGGGTGGGATAAGttggaagttcaagagggaggggacgtatacCTATGTCTGACTCATGTTTATTTATGGTAGAAccaacacattataaagcaattgtcctccaattaaaaataaataaattaaacaaaaataaaggagaCTAATGTAGGATAAAGGCAAGTGGATAAAGAAATGTGTGACTATCAAggctcttttatttaaaatgtgtcaATTCTCCAGCCCTCAAATTTTTCACTATTAACATCTCAGGTTaggtttaattattaaaaatgggTCCCTTTCGGAATTTGATATATTTTCTAGATTTATTATTGCAAACTAAATTAaaatccactttaaaaaaaacagcaaagagtTCCATATTTACCTGGTGATACCCACGGAATGAGCTTTATTGCTTGAGATGAGAAAAAGGA comes from the Bos taurus isolate L1 Dominette 01449 registration number 42190680 breed Hereford chromosome 2, ARS-UCD2.0, whole genome shotgun sequence genome and includes:
- the LOC782779 gene encoding dnaJ homolog subfamily A member 1-like, whose translation is MVKETTYYDVLRVKPNATPEELKKAYRKLALKYHPDKNPNEGEKFKQISQAYEVLSNAKKRELYDKGGEQAIKEGGAGGGFGSPMDIFDMFFGGGGRMQRERRGKNVVHQLTVTLEDLYNGATRKLAMQKSVICDKCEGRGGKKGAVECCPNCQGTGMQIRIHQIGPGMVQ